The following proteins are encoded in a genomic region of candidate division KSB1 bacterium:
- a CDS encoding T9SS type A sorting domain-containing protein, translating into MKTMLRLAAAVLLASRFFLAPEVLLAQQDQVWITEINVTKPQGSSASFLVPEVHLFEAGTDSFLACASESHCQAIVNNRVTFSGYQFDVFYSVQSFFKKPNASALRFSEIANRSIYLKVFDNADTLGCPRHAPIPPDILLATSNPFPASELSPTKVMQFGHVSHLRIGNTTTRTPAPNSPLVKIKEIEVTGVTDGIGRLEIEVHLYEQGTNGFLACSGQINGLENVDFSGQLYHVDARFRRPFLGPDITYEDIKNKIVYLGIIEDDTFPCPCVTGYDDDPVARTAPFSGSELLEAKEFRNIGSLKQLSITLDGVPPRVTLLAPANLSLLNSPTLMFTWQRTGPTIVEQYQFQLASDSLMTTIVKDTTTTNTALTISARGLQQGFYWWRVRGRNANGWGLYSRRNSFVFITPTSVTSPAMTVTDFHLEQNFPNPFNPETAIKYELPKPAEVKLDIYDLQGRQVRTLVNQRQPAGRYTITWNGRNEQGEALASGVYLYQLRAGNFVQTRRMALVR; encoded by the coding sequence ATGAAAACCATGTTACGACTCGCGGCGGCAGTTCTGCTCGCCAGCCGGTTTTTTCTTGCCCCTGAGGTGCTCCTCGCCCAGCAAGATCAAGTCTGGATCACCGAGATCAACGTGACAAAACCGCAAGGATCGTCCGCTTCTTTTCTGGTTCCCGAGGTCCATCTTTTCGAAGCCGGAACCGACAGCTTTTTGGCTTGTGCCAGCGAAAGCCATTGTCAAGCGATTGTAAATAACAGAGTCACATTCAGTGGCTACCAGTTTGATGTGTTCTATAGCGTCCAGTCCTTTTTTAAAAAACCCAATGCGAGTGCTCTGCGTTTCAGCGAAATCGCGAATCGGAGCATCTATTTAAAGGTCTTTGACAACGCTGATACGCTGGGATGCCCCCGCCATGCGCCGATACCGCCGGACATACTTCTGGCAACCAGCAACCCATTTCCAGCGAGTGAATTGAGTCCGACCAAGGTCATGCAGTTCGGCCATGTGAGCCATCTGCGAATAGGAAATACCACGACGAGAACGCCGGCGCCCAATTCCCCGCTGGTCAAAATCAAGGAAATCGAGGTCACCGGAGTCACCGATGGCATTGGCAGACTCGAAATCGAAGTTCATCTCTATGAACAGGGAACCAATGGCTTCCTGGCTTGTTCGGGGCAGATCAACGGTCTCGAAAACGTGGATTTTTCAGGCCAACTGTACCATGTGGACGCGAGATTTCGCCGGCCGTTTTTAGGCCCGGATATCACTTATGAGGACATCAAGAACAAAATTGTTTACCTTGGCATTATTGAAGATGACACTTTTCCCTGCCCCTGCGTAACAGGATATGATGATGATCCGGTGGCAAGAACCGCTCCATTTTCCGGGTCGGAGTTGCTCGAGGCAAAAGAATTCCGGAATATCGGAAGCTTGAAACAGCTCAGCATTACCCTGGATGGTGTGCCGCCGCGAGTGACGCTGCTGGCGCCGGCCAATTTGAGCTTATTGAACAGCCCAACTTTAATGTTCACCTGGCAGCGGACCGGCCCCACCATTGTTGAGCAGTATCAATTTCAGCTTGCCAGCGATTCGCTGATGACCACCATCGTCAAAGACACGACGACAACGAATACGGCGCTCACCATTTCCGCCAGAGGCTTGCAACAGGGCTTCTACTGGTGGCGAGTCCGAGGCCGCAACGCCAATGGCTGGGGCTTGTACAGCCGGCGGAACAGTTTTGTTTTCATCACACCAACCAGCGTGACTTCTCCGGCGATGACGGTGACGGATTTTCATCTCGAGCAAAACTTTCCCAATCCGTTCAATCCGGAGACAGCGATCAAGTATGAATTGCCCAAACCGGCCGAGGTCAAGCTCGACATTTATGACTTGCAAGGCCGGCAGGTTCGCACGCTGGTGAATCAACGCCAGCCAGCCGGGCGTTACACCATCACGTGGAACGGCCGCAACGAGCAGGGCGAAGCGCTGGCCAGCGGCGTGTATCTGTATCAGCTTCGCGCCGGTAATTTTGTGCAAACAAGGCGGATGGCGCTGGTGAGATAA
- a CDS encoding serine hydrolase codes for MMKRLLLVAALCLFSNAFAQNLYFPPLSGAAWETSTPAALGWRIDKIDTLYNFLQSRNTKAFIVLQDGKIVLEKYFGTFARDSVWYWASAGKSVTAFLVGMAQQEGKLAISDTTSKYLGAGWTSCPPDKENKITVWHQLTMTSGLQDNVADPYCTLPSCLLYRADAGTRWAYHNAPYTLLDKVIETATGQTFNAYFAQKMKARTGMTGLWVKVDYNNLYLSNARSMARFGLLVLNKGVWQADTLMRDASYFNQMTNTSQSLNLSYGYLWWLNGKSSYMLPQTQIVFRRPWAPDAPADMIAALGKNGQILNVVPSMRLVVVRMGNAPDSALEVTTVFNNEIWQRLNAVIGTRTAVETETEAAPNHFALSQNYPNPFNPATVIRFHLPANSHVTLKVFDVNGREVATLIDGNLAPGNHSVVFAPRDLAGGIYFYQLTAGQFSQTRKLVLMR; via the coding sequence ATGATGAAACGATTGCTACTCGTCGCCGCCCTGTGTTTGTTCTCGAATGCTTTTGCGCAGAATCTCTACTTTCCGCCGCTGAGCGGCGCGGCGTGGGAAACGAGCACGCCTGCTGCGCTCGGCTGGCGCATCGACAAAATCGACACGCTCTATAATTTTCTGCAAAGCCGAAACACGAAAGCGTTTATCGTGCTGCAAGACGGCAAGATCGTGCTCGAAAAATATTTCGGCACCTTCGCGCGTGACAGCGTTTGGTATTGGGCCTCCGCGGGAAAGAGCGTGACCGCGTTTCTGGTCGGCATGGCGCAGCAAGAAGGCAAGCTGGCGATCTCCGACACCACCTCGAAATATCTCGGCGCCGGCTGGACCTCGTGCCCGCCGGACAAGGAGAACAAAATCACCGTGTGGCATCAGTTGACGATGACGAGTGGTTTACAAGACAACGTCGCCGATCCGTATTGCACGCTGCCGAGCTGCCTGCTCTATCGCGCCGACGCCGGCACGCGCTGGGCCTATCACAATGCACCCTACACGCTGCTCGACAAGGTCATCGAAACGGCAACCGGCCAAACGTTCAACGCCTACTTCGCGCAAAAAATGAAAGCGCGAACCGGCATGACGGGCCTGTGGGTGAAGGTGGATTACAACAACCTCTATCTGAGCAATGCCAGAAGCATGGCGCGCTTTGGCCTGCTCGTGCTCAACAAAGGCGTTTGGCAAGCCGACACGCTCATGCGCGACGCTTCATACTTCAATCAAATGACGAACACCTCGCAGAGCTTGAATTTGTCCTACGGCTATTTGTGGTGGCTGAATGGGAAAAGCTCATACATGCTGCCGCAAACGCAAATCGTGTTTCGCCGGCCGTGGGCGCCCGATGCGCCGGCGGATATGATCGCGGCGCTGGGCAAGAACGGCCAGATTCTCAACGTGGTGCCGAGTATGAGGCTCGTCGTGGTGCGCATGGGCAACGCGCCGGATTCCGCGCTGGAGGTGACGACCGTGTTTAATAATGAGATTTGGCAAAGGCTGAATGCAGTGATTGGCACGCGCACCGCGGTTGAAACAGAGACCGAAGCAGCTCCGAATCATTTTGCGCTGTCGCAGAATTATCCGAATCCATTTAACCCGGCGACCGTGATCCGTTTTCATTTGCCGGCAAACAGCCACGTAACGCTGAAGGTGTTCGACGTGAATGGCCGGGAAGTGGCGACGTTGATTGATGGCAATCTCGCGCCGGGAAATCATAGCGTGGTCTTCGCCCCGCGCGATTTGGCCGGCGGGATTTATTTCTACCAGCTCACCGCCGGCCAATTTTCGCAAACGCGCAAGCTTGTTCTCATGCGGTAA
- a CDS encoding prolyl oligopeptidase family serine peptidase: MLGTAGEVDSLEGTVGGNLQFSSRVQAVCDWYGPANLPTICGFPSAIDHCSPTSPEALLIGGAIKDNLAKAIAASPITYVSANDPPFLIQHGMEDMSVPFHQSVELDSALNAVGVNVQFHPIANTGHGGGFAADSTRHQVSEFFDRHLKSPASSVNDHDENAIAREFRLAPNYPNPFSVNGTFGNPSTVIHFQLPVNSHVTLQVFDVNGREVATLVEGRLEAGSHNVTFAPRELAGGIYFYQLTAGKFSQTRKAVLVK; encoded by the coding sequence ATGCTCGGCACCGCCGGCGAGGTGGATTCGCTCGAAGGCACGGTCGGCGGCAATTTGCAATTCAGCAGCCGCGTGCAAGCGGTTTGCGATTGGTACGGCCCGGCGAATTTGCCAACGATCTGTGGTTTTCCCAGCGCCATCGATCATTGCTCGCCCACTTCGCCGGAAGCGTTGCTCATTGGCGGCGCGATCAAAGACAATCTCGCTAAAGCGATCGCGGCGAGTCCGATCACTTACGTGAGCGCGAACGATCCGCCGTTTTTGATTCAACACGGCATGGAGGACATGAGCGTGCCGTTTCATCAAAGCGTGGAGTTGGATTCGGCATTGAACGCCGTGGGCGTCAACGTACAATTTCATCCTATCGCCAACACCGGCCACGGCGGCGGTTTCGCGGCGGATTCGACGCGGCACCAGGTTTCGGAATTTTTTGATCGCCATTTGAAATCGCCAGCAAGTTCGGTAAATGATCATGATGAGAATGCAATCGCGCGCGAATTTCGGCTGGCGCCGAATTATCCGAACCCGTTTTCCGTGAACGGAACCTTCGGCAATCCCTCGACCGTGATCCATTTTCAGTTGCCGGTAAACAGCCATGTGACGCTGCAAGTGTTCGATGTGAATGGCCGCGAAGTGGCGACGCTGGTGGAGGGCAGGCTCGAAGCAGGAAGTCACAACGTGACATTTGCGCCGCGCGAGTTGGCCGGCGGGATTTATTTCTACCAACTCACCGCAGGAAAATTTTCACAAACGCGCAAGGCGGTGTTGGTGAAATAA
- a CDS encoding alpha/beta hydrolase encodes MRINIRALLLLGAVFNAQEVLAQRLTPDTANVEYANASGISLKLDIYLPKNIAKPYPVIVWIHGGGWRAGSKENPTAASMAQQGYAVVSINHRLSQQAIFPA; translated from the coding sequence ATGAGAATCAATATCCGTGCGCTGTTGCTGCTTGGGGCTGTGTTCAACGCGCAAGAAGTTTTGGCGCAGCGCCTCACGCCGGACACCGCCAACGTCGAATATGCCAACGCGAGCGGCATCAGCTTGAAGCTCGACATTTATTTGCCGAAGAATATTGCGAAACCGTATCCGGTAATCGTGTGGATTCACGGCGGCGGCTGGCGCGCCGGCAGCAAGGAAAATCCCACCGCCGCCTCGATGGCGCAGCAGGGCTACGCGGTGGTGAGCATCAATCACCGGCTGAGTCAACAGGCAATTTTTCCCGCGTAA
- a CDS encoding DUF6029 family protein, which translates to MRCNRSSRGWGVGLLIFVGALASSLHAQIGPGKFYLSNRFVGAFESKSRERRLNDWLDIDYRYAGFTAGLRFELHDPANAALYNDKITQRYLYYQKDWLQIRAGNFYERLGRGLVFHAFEIQSETLDRTSQNIALDRNIDGANLKINLEKFEATAIYGAPLKMLSSERGAALGGEIRWRPSSTFMLGGAFLRSASEDFRGAGFHVDMRSAQAGWHGTDFELYAELAQKRSANTFSEPDGEALYASANYAAGAFGLSAEWKRYEKFRTVFNNPPALVKTHSFTLLNRHTHSLNADDETGYQLESYFSPSPGTTVTLHASGADNLAHSERRRFREYFIESRNEWSARLISRVLLDYSQDRPVGDVHRWTLAAEADYLSDEKNSVLLDWQFQKIENENSGRYWNYLGIAAFSRSPWLTLAAQYEHTSKRFAARRNWLAAIVNVKVGQAHDFYLTFGSRPAGLVCSGGICFQTPEFQGVELRWNLRY; encoded by the coding sequence GTGAGGTGCAATCGCTCTTCTCGCGGATGGGGCGTTGGTCTCCTGATCTTCGTTGGCGCATTGGCTTCTTCGCTGCACGCCCAAATCGGCCCCGGCAAATTTTATCTCAGCAATCGCTTCGTCGGCGCGTTTGAATCCAAGAGCCGCGAGCGCCGGCTGAACGACTGGCTCGATATCGATTATCGCTACGCCGGTTTCACCGCGGGCCTGCGCTTCGAGTTGCATGATCCCGCCAACGCCGCGCTGTACAACGACAAGATCACACAGCGTTATCTCTACTATCAAAAAGACTGGCTGCAAATTCGCGCCGGAAATTTTTACGAGCGCCTCGGCCGCGGCTTGGTCTTCCACGCGTTCGAGATTCAAAGCGAAACGCTCGACCGCACCTCGCAGAATATCGCCCTCGACCGCAACATTGACGGCGCGAATCTCAAGATTAATTTGGAAAAATTCGAGGCCACGGCGATCTACGGCGCGCCGCTCAAAATGTTGAGCAGCGAGCGCGGCGCGGCGCTCGGCGGCGAGATTCGCTGGCGCCCCTCTTCCACGTTCATGCTCGGCGGCGCGTTCCTGCGCTCCGCCTCGGAAGATTTTCGCGGCGCCGGTTTCCACGTCGATATGCGTTCCGCGCAAGCCGGCTGGCATGGGACAGACTTCGAACTCTACGCGGAACTGGCGCAGAAGCGCTCAGCCAACACCTTCTCGGAGCCTGACGGCGAGGCACTTTATGCGAGCGCCAATTACGCCGCTGGCGCTTTCGGCCTCAGCGCGGAATGGAAACGCTACGAAAAATTTCGCACGGTTTTCAACAATCCGCCGGCCCTGGTGAAGACGCATTCGTTCACGCTGCTCAATCGCCACACCCATTCTTTGAATGCCGATGATGAGACCGGCTATCAGCTTGAAAGTTATTTCAGTCCCTCGCCGGGCACGACGGTGACGCTGCATGCTTCCGGCGCGGATAATCTGGCGCACAGCGAACGCCGCCGCTTCCGCGAGTACTTCATCGAAAGCCGCAACGAGTGGAGCGCGCGCCTGATTTCGCGCGTGCTGCTGGATTACAGCCAGGATCGCCCGGTCGGCGATGTGCATCGTTGGACGCTGGCCGCGGAAGCCGATTATCTTTCGGACGAAAAGAACAGCGTTCTGCTCGACTGGCAATTCCAAAAGATTGAAAACGAAAATAGCGGGCGCTATTGGAACTACCTCGGCATCGCGGCGTTTTCGCGCTCGCCGTGGCTGACGCTGGCCGCGCAATACGAGCATACCAGCAAGCGCTTCGCGGCGCGCCGCAACTGGCTCGCGGCGATTGTCAATGTAAAAGTCGGACAAGCGCATGATTTCTACCTGACGTTCGGCAGCCGCCCGGCGGGTCTCGTTTGCTCCGGCGGTATTTGCTTTCAAACCCCGGAGTTCCAGGGTGTGGAATTGAGATGGAATCTCAGATATTGA
- a CDS encoding TlpA family protein disulfide reductase — MAFLFLLALAPALAQNNAETPAAVDFTARDLDGKKIQLKNILAKGPVLLDFWALWCVPCLKEMPQLQKLAAQYQKQGLTIIAVNQDSPSDQSKVKPFIKQKRYDFVTVFDEDKDLAKQFNVSILPTTLLLDQNGKVVYAHTGYKPGDEAKLAEQISKLIAAGGRKQ, encoded by the coding sequence ATGGCATTTCTCTTTTTGCTGGCGCTCGCGCCGGCGTTGGCTCAAAACAACGCCGAAACGCCTGCTGCGGTGGATTTCACCGCGCGCGATTTGGACGGCAAAAAAATCCAGCTCAAGAACATCCTGGCCAAAGGCCCGGTGCTGCTGGACTTTTGGGCGCTGTGGTGCGTGCCGTGTTTGAAAGAAATGCCGCAACTGCAAAAACTCGCCGCGCAATATCAGAAACAGGGCTTGACCATCATCGCGGTCAATCAAGACTCGCCCTCGGATCAATCCAAAGTCAAGCCGTTCATCAAGCAGAAGCGCTATGACTTCGTGACGGTGTTCGATGAAGACAAGGACCTGGCGAAGCAGTTCAACGTCAGCATCCTGCCGACGACGCTGCTCCTCGATCAAAACGGAAAAGTCGTTTACGCGCACACCGGCTACAAGCCCGGAGACGAAGCAAAGCTCGCGGAGCAAATCAGCAAACTCATTGCTGCCGGAGGCCGGAAACAGTGA
- a CDS encoding TlpA family protein disulfide reductase: MKRLLLFLLLSAALSACQKKSPAGPEDNFEAATDFTLQDLDGKVQKLSAYQGQVVVLNFFATWCAPCQEEMPKLEANVWQAYKSKGVIVLGINLKEDLGQVKLFAVNNGISFPLAIDADGKVFIAYAGGDGVTNVPFNVVIDKNQKIRYKQSGYNENAVLALIKELL, translated from the coding sequence ATGAAACGCCTCCTGCTTTTTCTTTTACTAAGCGCGGCGCTCAGCGCCTGCCAGAAAAAATCTCCCGCCGGGCCGGAAGACAATTTCGAAGCCGCGACAGACTTCACGCTGCAAGACCTCGACGGCAAGGTGCAAAAGCTGAGCGCTTATCAAGGCCAGGTCGTGGTGCTGAATTTTTTCGCGACGTGGTGCGCGCCGTGTCAGGAAGAGATGCCCAAGCTGGAAGCCAATGTGTGGCAGGCTTATAAGAGCAAGGGCGTCATCGTGCTGGGGATCAATTTGAAAGAGGATCTCGGCCAGGTAAAACTGTTTGCCGTGAACAATGGCATTTCGTTTCCACTGGCGATTGACGCCGACGGCAAAGTTTTCATCGCCTATGCCGGCGGCGACGGCGTCACCAACGTGCCGTTCAACGTCGTAATCGACAAGAACCAAAAAATTCGCTACAAGCAGAGCGGCTACAACGAGAATGCAGTGCTGGCGCTGATCAAGGAACTTTTGTAG
- a CDS encoding T9SS type A sorting domain-containing protein: MIAVIEKELGTSAVEGSSRFDAPRDFELRAGYPNPLHLAQNRELTIAYQLNKASGVVLQVYDLMGRQICTLARGRQSAGTHTLTWNGRDGQNQIVPSGAYFVQLRVGNLQQTKKITLIQ, translated from the coding sequence ATGATCGCCGTGATTGAGAAGGAACTCGGCACAAGTGCGGTTGAAGGATCTTCCCGTTTCGATGCGCCGCGCGATTTTGAGCTGCGGGCGGGTTATCCGAATCCGTTGCATTTGGCGCAAAACCGCGAGCTGACCATCGCTTATCAACTCAACAAGGCCAGCGGCGTCGTCCTGCAAGTTTATGATCTCATGGGCCGGCAGATTTGCACGCTCGCGCGCGGCCGGCAAAGCGCAGGTACGCATACTCTCACGTGGAATGGTCGCGACGGGCAGAATCAAATCGTGCCGAGCGGAGCTTACTTCGTGCAATTGCGCGTTGGTAATCTTCAGCAAACGAAAAAGATTACTTTGATCCAATAG
- a CDS encoding T9SS type A sorting domain-containing protein, which translates to MAALALRTQLNSNANDVIPNGQGGRYTLPPNTGLFVETVHESGAKYYAVVKWGETAIANNITPNPISYAYDVNDPVECHAQGTTTLTSGHRATAYYMWADGRDNHFADGQVLQSGTTTVGPDDLVSLTGITLYRDPDRVRIRVVDPTVAVESRDPEILPTEFSLSQNYPNPFNPSTVISFQLPVSRHVTLQVFDVTGREVATLVEGRLETGSHNVTFAPRELAGGIYFYRLTAGKFSHTRKALLMK; encoded by the coding sequence ATGGCTGCCCTTGCGCTGCGCACGCAACTCAACTCCAATGCTAATGATGTGATTCCAAACGGTCAAGGGGGTCGCTACACTCTGCCCCCTAATACAGGTTTGTTCGTTGAAACCGTGCACGAGAGTGGCGCGAAATATTATGCCGTGGTGAAATGGGGCGAGACCGCGATTGCCAACAATATCACACCGAACCCCATCAGCTACGCCTACGATGTGAACGATCCGGTGGAATGCCATGCGCAGGGTACGACCACCCTGACTTCCGGGCATCGCGCCACGGCATATTACATGTGGGCCGACGGCCGCGATAATCATTTTGCGGACGGACAAGTTCTGCAAAGCGGCACGACCACGGTAGGACCGGATGATTTGGTGAGCCTCACCGGCATCACGCTTTACAGAGACCCCGATCGTGTGCGCATTCGCGTGGTTGATCCGACGGTGGCGGTGGAGTCGCGCGACCCAGAAATTCTGCCGACGGAATTTAGTTTGTCGCAAAATTATCCGAATCCGTTCAACCCGAGCACAGTAATCAGTTTTCAGTTGCCCGTGAGCCGCCATGTGACGTTGCAAGTGTTCGATGTGACTGGTCGCGAAGTGGCGACTCTGGTGGAGGGCAGGCTCGAAACAGGAAGTCACAACGTGACGTTTGCGCCGCGCGAGTTGGCGGGAGGTATTTACTTTTACCGACTCACTGCGGGCAAATTTTCACACACGCGCAAGGCCTTGCTGATGAAGTAA
- a CDS encoding YdbL family protein: MKCHVFPAAVRLIGLSAILVFPACTIHPPEMKFTGEKTALENQILGTYNQVREDVWMVASVRAANPDSQITLSDEKRAVLTAIQNREFNKDDIDEFKRNGAVGENARGFLEIRPLPRLASDAEYRQLVEEIVAEENRDRQIIMQRIIDINSAVQATGVSEVEKVFAKLNRDNAKAGEWIQLPEGEWVRKK, encoded by the coding sequence ATGAAATGCCATGTTTTTCCCGCCGCCGTTCGATTGATTGGTTTATCAGCAATATTGGTTTTTCCCGCCTGCACGATTCATCCGCCGGAAATGAAATTCACCGGCGAGAAAACCGCGCTGGAGAATCAAATTCTCGGCACGTACAATCAAGTGCGTGAAGACGTGTGGATGGTGGCCTCCGTGCGCGCCGCCAATCCCGACAGCCAGATCACGCTTTCCGATGAGAAACGCGCCGTGCTCACAGCGATTCAAAACCGCGAGTTCAACAAAGACGACATCGACGAATTCAAGCGCAACGGCGCGGTGGGCGAGAATGCCAGGGGCTTTCTGGAGATTCGCCCGCTGCCGCGGCTCGCAAGCGACGCCGAGTATCGCCAACTCGTCGAAGAAATCGTCGCCGAAGAGAATCGCGACCGACAAATCATCATGCAGCGCATTATTGATATCAACTCCGCCGTACAAGCCACCGGCGTGAGCGAGGTTGAAAAAGTCTTTGCCAAATTAAACCGGGATAACGCCAAAGCGGGGGAATGGATTCAATTGCCGGAGGGGGAGTGGGTGAGGAAAAAATAG
- a CDS encoding phosphoglycerate kinase: MDKLTIDDIDLKEKRVLVRVDFNVPIENGKVTDDTRIRAALPTIQKILQSHARLILMSHLGRPKGPEAKYSLMPVATRLAELLGRDVEMAPDCVGSEVEAMVNSRQPGQVLMLENLRFHKEEEKNDPEFARQLAALGDVYVNDAFGSAHRAHASTEGVAKILKTAAVAGYLMKAELTALGRLLAGAAMPFAVILGGAKVSDKILLIKNFVTRASHLLIGGGMAYTFLKAQGREIGKSLLEAEHVVTAANLMTVVAYSNPRKPVKMELPVDHVIASTIDGADAAAHPQIDIPADKLAGDIGPQTIKNFTMILAQAKTVLWNGPMGIFEKAPFAKGTMAMAAAVAEATSRGAFTVVGGGDSVAALSKSGLANKISHVSTGGGASLEFLGGQTLPGVEALTKAPKKV, translated from the coding sequence ATGGACAAGCTGACGATTGACGATATCGATCTCAAAGAAAAGCGCGTGCTGGTGCGCGTGGATTTCAACGTGCCCATCGAAAACGGCAAAGTCACCGACGACACTCGCATCCGCGCGGCGTTGCCGACGATACAAAAAATTTTGCAGAGCCATGCCAGGCTCATTCTCATGTCGCATCTCGGACGTCCCAAAGGACCGGAAGCGAAATACTCACTCATGCCAGTGGCGACAAGATTGGCCGAGCTGTTGGGCCGAGACGTGGAAATGGCGCCGGATTGCGTCGGCAGCGAGGTTGAAGCCATGGTGAATTCACGGCAGCCCGGCCAGGTGTTAATGTTGGAGAATTTGCGTTTTCACAAGGAAGAGGAAAAAAACGATCCGGAATTTGCCAGGCAACTGGCGGCTTTGGGCGACGTCTACGTGAACGACGCGTTTGGCTCGGCGCATCGCGCCCACGCCTCGACCGAAGGCGTGGCAAAAATTCTCAAAACCGCGGCGGTGGCGGGCTATTTGATGAAAGCCGAATTGACCGCGCTGGGCAGGCTGCTCGCCGGCGCGGCAATGCCGTTCGCTGTCATTCTCGGCGGCGCGAAAGTCTCGGATAAAATTTTGCTCATCAAAAATTTCGTCACCCGCGCCTCGCATCTGCTCATCGGCGGCGGCATGGCATACACCTTTCTCAAGGCGCAAGGCCGCGAGATCGGCAAGTCGCTTCTCGAAGCCGAACATGTGGTGACGGCCGCCAACCTCATGACGGTCGTGGCGTATTCCAATCCTCGCAAACCGGTAAAGATGGAATTGCCCGTCGATCACGTCATCGCCTCGACCATCGACGGCGCCGACGCGGCGGCGCATCCGCAGATCGATATTCCGGCGGATAAATTGGCCGGTGACATCGGGCCGCAAACGATCAAGAATTTCACCATGATCCTGGCGCAGGCGAAAACCGTGCTGTGGAACGGCCCGATGGGCATTTTTGAAAAAGCGCCGTTTGCCAAGGGCACGATGGCGATGGCGGCGGCGGTTGCCGAGGCCACGAGCCGTGGCGCCTTTACCGTGGTCGGCGGCGGCGACAGTGTAGCCGCGTTGTCGAAGTCCGGTCTCGCCAACAAGATTTCGCACGTCTCCACCGGCGGCGGCGCCTCACTGGAGTTTCTCGGCGGCCAGACTTTGCCCGGCGTCGAGGCCCTCACCAAAGCACCAAAGAAGGTGTGA
- a CDS encoding HU family DNA-binding protein, with protein MTTSEIIKTLARRLQMTQAEARRLFRATFAALTASLQKGETARLRGFGAFSVTTRKPLRAYDADSNSFTPLPATREISFQPNKPLDAESKRGGQNE; from the coding sequence ATGACGACCAGCGAAATCATCAAAACGCTCGCCAGGCGTTTGCAAATGACGCAGGCCGAAGCGCGGCGTCTTTTTCGCGCCACGTTTGCCGCCTTGACCGCCAGCCTGCAAAAAGGCGAAACGGCGCGTCTGCGCGGGTTCGGCGCGTTCAGCGTCACCACGCGAAAGCCGCTCCGCGCCTACGATGCCGACTCCAACAGCTTCACCCCCCTTCCGGCCACACGCGAGATTTCCTTTCAGCCGAACAAGCCTCTCGACGCCGAATCCAAACGTGGAGGCCAAAATGAATGA